ATATCGTGGAAACCATGAGCAAATCGGGCCGGATGATCGTGTCCTGACGATTGGCGGAAGGGCAGGCGGACAAAAAATGGAACAACCGGAAAATTGCAGCGTCGTCCTCTTCCACAGCATCACCCACGCCATGAAAGCGGAGAAACGGCTCAAGGCGGCGGGGGTGACCATCAAACTCATTCCCGTGCCTAGGCACATCAGCTCCGACTGCGGCGTCTGCCTGCGTTTCCCCCGGGAACAGGAGGAGGCGGTCGCCGCCGCACTCAC
Above is a genomic segment from Deltaproteobacteria bacterium containing:
- a CDS encoding DUF3343 domain-containing protein is translated as MEQPENCSVVLFHSITHAMKAEKRLKAAGVTIKLIPVPRHISSDCGVCLRFPREQEEAVAAALTGFVEIREIRPFC